Proteins encoded within one genomic window of Eublepharis macularius isolate TG4126 chromosome 10, MPM_Emac_v1.0, whole genome shotgun sequence:
- the FHDC1 gene encoding FH2 domain-containing protein 1, whose protein sequence is MHVMNCVSLVNDKENGAISAEAGLMIGDTTEPQETQPPPPPPPLPPPPCSSTESVFSSPAGVVPPPPPPPPPVLSRPPLPQVVNGHGHQSKKKRIRNFFWKTIPEEQVRGKTNIWTVGAKQSYQIDTKTIEEFFGQHEETARLDARHKSSRRSFKDAKQEINILDAKRSMNIGIFLKQFKKSVGSIIEDLHSGRSDLYSSETLRELLKLLPETEEIKKLKDFGGDLSKLCQADSFMYSLIQVPNYSLRIEAMMLKKEFSPSCTSLQKDMTIIRRATKELMCCEELHSILHLVLQAGNIMNAGGFAGNAVGFKLSSLLKLADTKANRPGMNLLHFVALEAQKKDKILLTFSEKLQHVQEAARIPLDNLEAELNSLSTKTKSLKENIRKDAELFRQMEGFFQFAVKELKELEQWKRDLLKEANALMDFLCEDKETVKLEDCFQIFRDFCLRFNKAVKENKERETHELQQLQRLKEREKRLSWVAGELGTFGRSSSESDVGTLTRRGLEDFLPFLQQRPQSPAYRNASIRRSRHSLGITADRELLAFLEISKDEEPSKSNSLPRAQARPSVAWTESKEHGEHSLTNSNLNQTSEEGTDCRYFQSLPPQPGHIEDVEELVTASEQESVDSDKYKFKVPCMEATGAAPWDLSVEEHELVTGLLKFDRYGANATEDPSTVRFEIGGTDLKPLGDSSFHSHRITGDPVPACRTSREIVHNIEYDAAEPGSDSPTSTESSVSGNKVHGPAFCISDTTDCSLTLDLSEANDAKLGGNKMKREDDAMALFMNDLQTGGKALLGINSAFPTDKEDSSTKLGLPKEKLVKSKDALGPKRNSLKDKSPSSTKASSGPPSHPRPVRTLNASENANMRKVVPISRSTKAAPPTCTKKPEAKPAPRDTTVTETRLSRRNSVRGIAETVPKPLYRQSISVEEPKFQRGTTSSSSGHFEREQLQHKGSFKKPSSKPVRYIPKSKNDETKMCRSSTKPQSPADANKSTAVIVPKTPAPVPSFARNTVASSSRCAKVELPASSRAPTLTRSLSQRLPRMRIATASDEFNPRENSGSPLKRANSARMIKRSTDTVDHLSVKMEPMLREQTNMERSASLKFKEGNQTTIGNLLNHF, encoded by the exons ATGCATGTTATGAATTGTGTCTCCTTGGTCAATGATAAAGAAAATGGAGCTATTTCAGCTGAAGCTGGATTAATGATTGGAGATACAACAGAGCCACAAGAGACACAGccgcctccaccaccaccacctctaccTCCTCCACCATGTTCATCTACAGAATCTGTATTTTCTTCACCAGCTGGGGTGGTACCaccgccaccacctcctcctcctccagtactAAGCAGACCTCCATTGCCGCAGGTTGTAAATGGGCACGGCCACCAGAGCAAGAAGAAGCGGATACGTAATTTCTTCTGGAAAACTATCCCTGAAGAACAAGTTCGGGGTAAAACCAATATCTGGACTGTTGGTGCAAAGCAGAGCTACCAAATTGATACAAAGACAATTGAAGAATTCTTTGGCCAGCATGAAGAAACCGCACGACTGGACGCCAGGCACAAAAGTTCAAGGAGATCATTTAAAGATGCCAAACAAGAG ATTAATATTTTGGATGCCAAAAGAAGTATGAATATTGGGATTTTCCTCAAGCAATTCAAAAA ATCTGTTGGATCCATAATTGAAGATCTTCACTCAGGAAGAAGTGATCTCTATAGTTCTGAGACACTACGTGAACTTCTTAAGTTATTGCCAGAAACAGAAGAG ataaaaaaattaaaagacttCGGTGGAGACTTATCCAAATTGTGTCAAGCAGATTCTTTTATGTACTCGTTAATCCAGGTGCCAAA TTACTCGCTGCGAATTGAAGCCATGATGTTGAAAAAAGAATTCTCCCCATCTTGTACGTCTCTCCAGAAAGACATGACGATCATAAGAAGGGCTACCAAGG AGCTAATGTGCTGTGAAGAATTACATTCCATATTGCATTTGGTCCTTCAGGCTGGGAACATCATGAATGCG GGAGGCTTTGCTGGCAATGCAGTTGGATTTAAACTGTCCTCATTACTCAAGTTGGCAGATACAAAAGCAAACAGGCCTGGGATGAACCTGCTTCATTTTGTTGCTTTG GAAGCCCAAAAGAAGGATAAAATTCTTCTAACCTTTtcagaaaaattgcagcatgttCAAGAGGCAGCCAG AATACCTCTTGATAACCTAGAAGCAGAGCTTAATTCACTCTCCACAAAAACAAAATCTCTTAAAGAAAACATTCGAAAAGAtgcggagctgttccgccagatgGAAGGCTTTTTCCAG TTTGCTGTAAAAGAACTAAAAGAGCTTGAACAGTGGAAACGGGACCTGCTGAAAGAAGCAAATGCTCTTATGGACTTTTTGTGTGAAGATAAAGAAACGGTGAAACTGGAGGACTGCTTTCAGATATTTAGGGATTTTTGCCTAAGGTTCAACAAAGCTGTTAAG GAAAACAAGGAAAGAGAGACCCATGAACTTCAGCAGCTGCAGCGTTTAAAAGAGCGGGAAAAACGTCTGTCGTGGGTTGCAGGAGAGCTTGGCACTTTCGGCAGGAGCAGTAGTGAAAGTGATGTTGGTACATTGACTAGGAGAGGCCTTGAAGATTTTCTACCTTTCTTGCAGCAGAGGCCCCAAAGTCCTGCCTACAGAAATGCCAGCATCAGGCGTTCCCGGCATTCCTTGGGAATCACGGCAGACCGAGAGCTGTTGGCTTTCCTGGAGATTTCAAAGGATGAGGAGCCAAGCAAGTCAAACAGCCTCCCCCGTGCACAAGCAAGACCCAGTGTAGCTTGGACTGAATCTAAAGAGCATGGAGAGCATAGTTTAACTAACTCAAACTTAAACCAGACATCTGAAGAAGGCACAGATTGCCGTTACTTCCAATCACTCCCTCCTCAGCCCGGTCACATAGAAGACGTAGAGGAGTTGGTCACCGCCAGTGAACAGGAGAGTGTGGACAGTGACAAGTACAAATTCAAAGTGCCTTGTATGGAAGCCACAGGTGCAGCCCCATGGGACCTGTCTGTTGAGGAACACGAACTTGTTACAGGGCTGCTTAAATTTGACCGTTATGGAGCAAATGCTACAGAGGATCCATCCACAGTTCGTTTTGAAATTGGTGGGACAGATTTGAAGCCTCTGGGTGATTCAAGCTTCCATTCTCATCGTATCACAGGTGATCCAGTACCAGCCTGTAGAACATCTAGAGAGATTGTTCATAACATTGAATATGATGCTGCAGAACCTGGTAGCGATAGCCCTACTTCTACAGAGAGTAGCGTTTCAGGAAATAAGGTGCATGGGCCAGCCTTCTGCATATCAGATACTACTGACTGTTCTTTGACACTTGATCTGTCAGAAGCAAATGATGCAAAGCTCGGTGGCAACAAAATGAAAAGGGAAGATGATGCTATGGCCCTTTTTATGAATGACCTGCAAACTGGCGGCAAAGCCCTTTTAGGTATCAACTCTGCATTTCCAACTGATAAAGAAGACTCTAGTACCAAGCTTGGCCTTCCAAAGGAAAAACTTGTAAAGAGCAAAGATGCATTGGGACCAAAGAGAAACTCCCTAAAAGATAAATCTCCAAGTTCCACAAAAGCCAGCAGTGGTCCCCCCAGTCACCCCAGACCAGTCAGAACTCTGAATGCCTCTGAGAATGCAAACATGAGAAAAGTTGTGCCTATTTCCAGGTCAACTAAAGCAGCACCCCCTACTTGTACAAAAAAGCCAGAGGCTAAGCCCGCTCCTCGAGACACTACTGTAACTGAAACACGGCTGTCACGTCGCAATTCCGTTCGGGGCATTGCAGAAACAGTGCCAAAACCTCTGTACAGGCAAAGCATATCTGTAGAGGAGCCAAAATTCCAGCGAGGGACTACAAGTTcaagcagtggccattttgagagggaGCAACTGCAGCACAAAGGCTCCTTCAAAAAGCCAAGCTCTAAACCTGTGAGATATATCCCCAAATCAAAAAACGATGAAACAAAGATGTGCCGCTCTTCGACCAAACCCCAATCTCCTGCAGATGCCAACAAAAGCACAGCTGTCATTGTTCCCAAGACACCAGCTCCTGTTCCAAGTTTTGCCCGGAATACAGTGGCCTCTTCCTCAAGATGTGCAAAGGTGGAGTTGCCTGCCTCTTCTAGAGCCCCAACACTCACAAGGTCTCTGTCTCAGAGGCTGCCTAGGATGAGGATAGCAACAGCATCTGATGAGTTTAATCCCAGGGAAAACAGTGGAAGCCCTCTGAAAAGAGCAAACAGTGCTAGAATGATTAAAAGGAGCACTGACACTGTTGACCATCTAAGTGTTAAGATGGAGCCTATGTTAAGAGAACAAACAAACATGGAGAGGTCAGCATCCCTTAAATTTAAAGAAGGGAATCAGACTACAATAGGGAATTTACTGAATCACTTCTGA